The Panicum hallii strain FIL2 chromosome 9, PHallii_v3.1, whole genome shotgun sequence genome has a window encoding:
- the LOC112876469 gene encoding probable LRR receptor-like serine/threonine-protein kinase At3g47570 has translation MMVMKELVKMYIYKNRLIGTIPAEFGMLGNLERLDLHDNELFGPIPDELGNLSKLIYLDVSQNQLSSSIPESLFHVLGLVQLHLNENSLSSALPNKIGTQQQITIIDVSSNHLHGSLPDSFGQLQTLIFLNLSHNFLNDSIPDSFCKLTSLQSLDLSHNELSSTIPIYLARFQDLTNLNLSFNKMHGPIPEGGIFTNITFQSLMGNSGLCGDSRLGFPPCPSNYQSTNNSHIHKFWIIGGIIGVITLVGVGVTCVYMILQKWKKKKVAVSVGMVDMNNHRLLVSYHDIVRATNNFSESNLLGAGTFGKVYKGQLSDGTMVAIKVLNMQLEQAIRSFDIECNVLHMVRHRNLIRILNTCSNLDFKALILQYMPNGNLETHLLPEARQHLGFLKRLDIMLDVSLAMEYLHFGHCEVVIHCDLKPTNILLDDNMTAHVADFGIAKLLFGDENSVTANSLGTIGYMAPEYGTNGRASLKTDVFSYGVMLLEVFTGKKPTDSMFVGELNIRQWVNQAFPEGLIDVVDVRLLQDLPDPMDEFLMPIFELGLVCSSDIPDCRLTMRDVVVALNKVKKDFVCSTTYQDLNSK, from the exons ATGATGGTGATGAAGGAACTCGTTAAAATGTATATTTACAAAAACCGCTTGATTGGAACAATCCCAGCAGAGTTTGGAATGCTTGGGAACCTAGAAAGACTGGACCTCCATGATAATGAACTTTTTGGGCCCATACCAGATGAGCTTGGCAACCTTTCCAAGTTAATATACCTTGATGTATCACAAAACCAACTATCCTCATCTATACCAGAAAGCCTATTCCATGTTCTGGGCCTTGTACAACTTCACCTAAATGAAAACTCATTGAGCAGTGCATTACCAAATAAAATAGGAACCCAACAACAAATAACAATCATCGATGTCTCCAGTAATCACTTGCATGGTAGCCTTCCAGATTCCTTTGGACAATTACAAACACTGATATTCCTAAATCTATCACACAATTTTCTGAATGATTCAATTCCAGATTCATTTTGCAAGCTAACTAGCTTGCAGTCACTGGACCTATCCCACAATGAGTTATCCAGTACCATTCCAATATATTTGGCTCGGTTTCAAGATCTCACCAACTTGAACCTATCATTCAATAAAATGCATGGTCCAATACCAGAAGGCGGCATCTTCACAAACATTACATTCCAATCCTTGATGGGGAACTCAGGTCTGTGTGGTGACTCCCGTTTAGGATTTCCCCCCTGCCCAAGCAACTACCAGTCAACTAATAACAGCCACATCCATAAGTTCTGGATCATCGGTGGCATCATCGGTGTCATCACATTAGTTGGAGTGGGAGTAACCTGTGTGTACATGATACTCCAGAAATGGAAGAAGAAAAAGGTGGCAGTTTCTGTTGGCATGGTTGACATGAACAACCATAGGTTGTTAGTCTCGTATCATGATATTGTTCGCGCCACAAATAACTTTAGTGAAAGCAATTTGTTGGGTGCTGGAACTTTTGGCAAAGTTTACAAGGGTCAACTAAGCGATGGCACGATGGTCGCAATTAAAGTTTTAAACATGCAGTTGGAACAAGCTATTAGAAGCTTTGACATCGAGTGTAATGTGTTGCACATGGTTCGTCACCGCAATTTGATACGCATACTCAACACCTGTTCAAACCTGGACTTCAAAGCCTTGATTCTTCAGTATATGCCTAATGGTAACTTGGAAACACATTTGCTCCCTGAAGCAAGGCAGCATTTGGGATTCCTGAAGAGGTTGGACATTATGTTGGATGTGTCACTAGCAATGGAGTACCTACATTTTGGACATTGTGAGGTTGTCATCCATTGTGACTTAAAGCCAACCAATATTTTATTGGATGACAACATGACAGCACATGTGGCCGACTTCGGAATTGCAAAGCTATTATTCGGTGATGAAAACAGTGTAACTGCAAACTCGCTTGGAACAATAGGATATATGGCCCCAG AGTATGGAACCAATGGAAGGGCATCGCTAAAGACTGATGTGTTTAGCTACGGGGTCATGCTGCTTGAGGTATTCACCGGAAAGAAGCCAACAGATTCAATGTTCGTGGGTGAACTAAATATTAGGCAATGGGTTAATCAAGCATTTCCCGAGGGGCTTATTGACGTTGTGGATGTACGTTTACTGCAGGATCTCCCTGATCCCATGGATGAATTCCTTATGCCAATATTTGAGTTGGGTTTGGTATGCTCGAGTGACATACCTGATTGCAGGCTGACTATGAGAGATGTGGTTGTGGCACTGAACAAAGTAAAGAAGGATTTTGTTTGTTCTACAACATACCAGGATCTCAACTCAAAATAG
- the LOC112876470 gene encoding LRR receptor-like serine/threonine-protein kinase GSO1 has translation MAFLPTRGISIITVILSAFLLSTNAFSSHHGNGSEMDLSTLLTFKAHLSDPIGILAKNWTSKASFCDWLGVSCSLRHRQRVVALELSDIPLYGEVIPHLGNLSFLSVLNLTNTSLTGSIPPDLGRLHRLRYLDLHHNSLSGAIPSAIGNLTNLEVLMLGNNSISGEIPKELKGLRNIRHLNFQKNSLIGSIPVDLFNNTPWLTSLRLGNNSLSGMIPLGIGSLPVLQALNLQVNKLVGPVPQSIFNMSMLRLLYLGGNNLTGRIPNNRSFNIPMLEIISLDSNNFVGEIPTGISKSQNLVALSLNENSFEGTIPTWLAGLPELSMISIRGNKLYGPIPAVLSNLTNLIILDLAVCNLTGNIPTELGQINHLNVLALTENQLTGSFPSFLSNLSELSFLWLDSNHLTGFVPTTLGSIGSLLSVSLDDNHLEGNLDFLTSLSNCQQLYQLGISLNHFTGRIPDSIGNLSRQLTLFLANKNNLIGEIPASISNLSSLTGIDFSDNQLSNTLP, from the coding sequence ATGGCGTTCCTCCCAACCCGAGGCATATCCATCATTACTGTAATACTCTCAGCATTTCTGTTATCAACTAATGCTTTTTCTTCCCATCATGGCAATGGCAGCGAGATGGACCTCTCCACGTTGCTGACTTTCAAGGCTCATCTCTCTGACCCGATTGGAATCCTAGCAAAAAATTGGACAAGCAAGGCATCCTTCTGCGATTGGCTTGGTGTCTCGTGCAGCCTCCGCCACAGGCAGCGAGTTGTCGCTCTGGAACTGTCGGACATACCTCTTTACGGCGAGGTCATCCCTCATCTTGGTAACCTATCTTTCCTCTCCGTCCTCAACCTAACAAATACAAGCCTTACTGGCTCCATCCCACCCGATCTTGGGAGGCTGCATAGGCTTAGATACCTTGATCTTCATCACAATAGTCTTTCGGGTGCCATACCCTCTGCCATCGGTAACCTCACAAATCTTGAGGTTCTAATGCTTGGGAATAATAGCATCTCAGGTGAAATCCCTAAGGAATTAAAGGGTCTAAGAAACATTAGGCACCTAAACTTTCAAAAAAATTCGTTGATAGGTTCAATACCGGTGGATTTATTCAACAACACACCATGGTTAACCTCCCTCAGACTTGGCAATAACAGCTTATCAGGGATGATACCACTCGGTATAGGCTCCCTACctgtacttcaagctcttaaCTTGCAAGTAAACAAACTCGTTGGGCCGGTACCCCAATCCATTTTCAACATGTCTATGTTGCGACTGCTATATCTTGGTGGTAACAATCTGACAGGACGTATCCCCAATAACAGAAGCTTCAACATCCCCATGCTTGAAATCATCTCCCTTGATTCGAATAATTTTGTGGGTGAAATTCCAACAGGCATTTCTAAAAGCCAAAATCTTGTCGCACTTTCTCTAAACGAGAATTCCTTTGAGGGTACAATACCTACATGGCTGGCAGGACTGCCAGAGCTTTCAATGATATCTATCCGTGGCAATAAGCTATATGGCCCCATCCCAGCTGTTCTGAGCAATCTAACCAATCTTATTATATTGGACCTTGCAGTCTGCAACTTAACTGGAAATATTCCAACTGAACTTGGACAAATAAATCATCTCAACGTATTAGCGCTCACAGAAAATCAATTGACAGGGTCATTTCCTTCGTTTCTTAGCAACTTGTCAGAATTATCTTTCTTATGGCTTGATTCAAATCATTTGACAGGTTTTGTTCCAACTACACTTGGTAGTATAGGAAGTCTTTTATCTGTTTCTTTAGATGACAACCATCTTGAAGGAAATCTTGACTTCCTAACAAGTCTTTCAAACTGTCAACAACTCTACCAACTTGGCATAAGCCTGAACCATTTCACAGGAAGAATCCCTGATTCTATTGGAAATCTGTCTCGCCAGCTAACATTGTTCCTTGCAAATAAAAATAATTTAATTGGTGAGATTCCAGCTTCAATATCCAATTTAAGCAGTTTAACAGGGATAGACTTTTCTGATAACCAATTGAGTAATACTCTTCCATAA